The genome window CTTGATTGCCATATGAGacttcacactggagagcggccATACACTTGTCTGCAGTGTGGAAAAAGCTTCAGACAAAAAAGTAATCTTAATATCCACATGATAATTCACACTGGAGACAGCCCATACACATGTCCcgagtgtggaaagagtttcacacaaaaaggTACTCTTGATATCCACATGCGACTTCACACTGGAGAGCACCCGTATGcatgtcttcagtgtggaaagagtttcacacaaaaaggTAATCTTGAAATCCACATGCGAGTTCACACTGGAGTGCGCCCTTACGcatgtcttcagtgtggaaagagtttcacacaaaaaggTAATCTTGATATccacatgagagttcacactggagacaGCCGATACACCTGTCctgagtgtggaaagagtttcacacaaaaaagtacttttgaaatccacatgagaattcacactggagaaaagccataCACATGTCAACAATGTGAAAAGAGTTTTATGAGGAAAGAAGATCTGAAGgggcacatgagaattcacaagTGAGAGCGCTCATGTGTTTAGTGTTAAAGACTTTACGCTGTCGGTGTTCAAGATTGTCTTACAGAATCCCATCATTAGAGAGAAAATCACAACCAAAGTGATTGacttttcagattttattcTTTTGATTTGACTTGCTATCGCTATTAAACTTGTACTTCATTTTTACAAAGAGaaggtaaataaaaaactaaactaaagaaaattagtgtgtttctgttttttccCTTGTTTCTATTGGCAATACTTTGGCGGGTCTTGATATTTTACTTGAGATCTCATATGAGCCCGTTCATCTAGAAGTGTCACATGCCTCGCTGTCTGAATGTGACCTAGACATGATTGATTTGTTGAGAAATGTTGGTGACTGTTATTATagagagtttttttatttttgtagtggATTCTTTAATATGCAATGTTGGTTAAATGTGGTTAAACTATTGCACTTGGGTTTGGCCACTTTGCAGATACAGTTTCTCAGATTTTGAAGTGCACAAATCATCTGTCAAGAGTGTTGgactaaaaaatgtaaactgtatttgtgaaataaacaaatgttggtTAGGAATAATAGCTGTCAGATGAAATCCCAAaagcacattcatttttttctgtatgaatgttcttttatttaagCACATTTAATAATTACTAAACTATCTTTGtaacttttcatttaaatttaaactggACATCTCTTCCCAATGTAGATCTTATCTCTAATTTATGAATAATAGGACCACAGCTCAATTCATTGCGATCTTCTAATTAAGGAAATAACAGATACTTTTACATTAAACCACTTTTTTTTGTAAGTTTCACACAAATGTAAGGTTGCGGTACCAAAACCAAGCTTTAAACTTTTCTGTACTGATGTAAAACTGTCATTACAACCGACTTGTGAGGACATTTTACTGGTCCTTACTAAATAAAAAGGCTCATGATTCGGtcaaataatatatttctttaaatctaaTGTCTTGCACATAAAACAAATTCGTAGTGAAAAATTAAGGTTAAATAAATCGGAAGTGATCAAGCGCTTAATGCATCCCGCCAGTAGGGGGCACTTGTGGTACGTAAGCAATTACGCAGACTCACACTCGAGTAAGTCAACAGGTGAAGTTAGAGGTATAGCTGTGTGACGAGTGTAAAGGTATGATTTAAGAGTTTCTTTAACGTGATTTAATGCAATCTAACTTATTAATAAGCGACACTGTGTGAAGGCAAGTGGACGAGACTATATATGAAGAATGAGAATATGAACTCAAAGCGCTAAATAGCAGTTTTGACTGATCACACATTAAGCGCGTGCACAAAGCTTTCATACAGCGAGCGAATTCGACAAGAACTCGTGCAGACATGATCTGTTATAGGCTTTATTAAGTTAATGTTTGGTTACCTTTTGGGGAAAATATCCGATGTGTAACATTATATTAGATCCATGGATTCGATAAGTGATGCTTAATTTATTCAATATCGTAAATATTACATATTCTGGTAAAAATCTGAATTATAATAATGGATTAGTGGTGCtatgaatgaatacatttgaTATGTGATGCctaactgaatttttttattaaactatacTGTAAATATCACATGTTGTGTCACAGGCCTGTTTCTTTAAATCACAGAAGAGTTCAGACATGAGTAATATAGACccatgcagaaaaaaaacaaatgaagatactgcagaacaaagaggttggtgtttatttttgattctTCTTTAAATATTAGTGAGGATCAATAAAGCAATACTTTACAAGCACTTTACAAATCACtacaatgtaatgttttttatagtcTTGACATGAAAtcgaaaaaaaatcacatacaatattcttcttctgtttcctttTAGACCTAATGAAACTTGAAGAAACATTGGGATCAGAAATATCTTCTGGTTGTTTTCAAAAGCAAAATACTTTCCTTCccaaaagaaagcaaaaaatggAATCCCACAAATCTTTTACTTGCTCTCGTTGTGGAAAGAGATTTGGAAGTAAAGGGACCCTTGTGAAGCACAAAAGAACTCACACTGAAGAAAAGCCTTTCACCTGCACTCAGTGTGGAAAAGAATTCACAAGAAAACTACAACTGACCGAacacatgagagttcacactggagaaaagccatacgcatgtcttcagtgtggaaagagtttcagacaCAAAGGTACTCATGATAGCCACATGAGacttcacactggagaaaaaccatacgcatgtcctcagtgtggaaagagcttcAGATTCAATAATAATCTTAAAAGccacatgagagttcacactggagagtgTCCGTACACCTGTCTGCGGTGTGGAAAGAGCTTTGCACTAAAAAGTACTCTTGATAACCACATGACAGTTCACACTGGAGTAAAGGCATACatatgtcctcagtgtggaaaaagttttactcaaaaaaaaatatcttgatCGCCACATGAGAGCTCACACTGGAGTGCACCCATACGCATGTTTTGACTGTGAAAAGTGTTTTACGAGGATATCCAGTCTTACTgttcacatgagaattcacattGAAGTGCGCTCGTGACCATGTGTTTAGTGTTAAAGGATATTCACACAATCAGTGTTTAGATTGTCTTACATCTGTGAGTCTggaattgtgtgtttgtgtttttttaaatgcatgctgTGGTTTCataatacatgtatacatatttatttcatatgaaCACAGTATGATGAGTTAATCATATATTCATGCATTACAATTCTGAGTTAACAGATTTATCTGCACACccaatataaatgttgtttagatattttgtgACCCTGTTACACGCTGTGTTTAATATGTTCACTTTAATAAGTTTTTTAAAAAGCTAGACTACTGCCTGACTCCTCACCATTAAAGAGAAAAACGTAACCATAGAAATGGACTTTCAGATTGTGATATGTTTATTACTTTAATTTGACTCGCCATTGCAATAGAACTTGTACTtctttcaaacaaataaaattaaactctaaaaaaaattgaatgtgtCTCTTTTTTCTCCCATAGTTCCATTTGAAAACATCTTGAAATAGATTATAATTGAGATCTCAGAAGACCATATTGACCACAATGAATGAAAGTCTCGGGTGTAATACATAtcataacatacatttttattgctcGCTGCAATTCAGTTCTGTTTCGGGACTATATATGATCCAAATCAGATGTCCATCTAGGGCTAAATTTGCTCCAAAGCAGGCAGATTAAGCAAAGGCcaatttttaaagtaatttttggGCTAAATAAGGGCCTTCAAGGGCCAACGAGATAGAGCCCGAAAAACAATGTCATGTGGACGTCTGGCACTTGGTGGAATACTATCCATCctaaacattattcaaaattataagtatgtcccaaatcatagAATGTTGAAATCAGTGTTTCTTAAGTACCCAGATGGTCTTTTATTTTCAGAGAGAACTTGGTACTTGAAGAGTAGAGACACGGTCACTCAAACAGCTGATATTACCCAAAACCCACTGTGAGATGGTAAAGTTTTGTGATGCTAcactacattaaaaaaagacataGGCATATAGCCATTACattgtatataaattaattatattataaatatgttgttgtttgtgtgcgtgcgtatgCGTGTTTTGCCCCTTTCCAAGGATCGCCACCTTGACGTGGTGGAGAAGCTTGGGTGTTCCAGTTATCCCAAGAGTCAATCATGCTTAAGGATGAGGTTCCAGACTAGGTGCGATCCAAAGGGTTATTAACAGAATAAAAGATATTAGTGAGAGAGTTATGTGTGCGAGTGGGATAGATGTACGGACGGACAGACATAGTATtactgataaaatgttttttaactttaaaagtgtgtctgcgtgcgtgtgtgagtgagtgtatGGGATAGAGAAACAGAAGCCCACAGGAGTCAGGACAGGAGACTGCGACTTCATATTCAAACGTTCTGGAGAACAGTAAGGCAGGTGCCTTCAAATATGAGTATTTCAGGCCGAAAACACGGGTCCTTGCATTGGATCGCATTTGTTGAAGTGCTGTGCTTTGCAACGTGCACGTTGTTTTTATACCGGACAAAACATGGGACAAACGCGTCATATgtgtaaaaactgaaaacatgacCCATTATTAATCCAGCATTCTactaacatttgtttgtgaagcATCCCGGTGTAAAGTTATTTCACCTGATGTCTATTCCGTTGAGAAATAAAACTACAGTGTCTTCTGTATGGAAGCATATTGGTTGCCATTTTCCATTTGAAATCCAAAATGGCAATGGagtatgtaaaatgaaaatgcaattgtggtttaaaatgtacatttaaaataacattatgtgcaacattaagtgcaaaattaaaattcaattatatcaattacattctTCAGTTCCTACAATTGTtttaacatattatttaaaCTGATATTTTAACGCTCTTCGAGTcgtaaaattaaaatgaaaatgcattccttggatttattatatacatttaagaTAATCGAAGCGGGTCTGTGGTCAGGATAGGAAAAAATCCCATCTAAAACCTCTGGCTAGGACCCCTGTCTCCCACAAACAGGCTCTCAAACAGAATTATAGAACAAAGAAGGGACGATTGTATTGAAGTTTAAAATTGATCATTGGTCACATATTTAATTCACTTAAAGGGTTTTGTACTGTTCCCAATTTGATTTAACTTCCTCAAAgcactgacacaacacagatGCCTTAGGGAATGATAATAGGCATTACGGTATTAAAAACTTCTTATACATTGTAAAATTCAGGTCTACTGTATGATACATTAGGTGAATTCTAAGTGTTActtgattttagaaaaaaaggaTTAAcctatacatatacatattgtATGTTGTACAGTATAAGAATGGAATAGAAGTCAATTTAAGTTTTTGTGAGTGTAAGGGAAAGCCAGCAAATGTTATCTCTTAAATCTGATTTTACCTAGTAaccattattatatttttatacttgtaatatatattaacatcttttatattagtatttttattttattaaaaaaatggtatATTGATACAGGCCCCAGGTAACAGAAGTGACATAACATAAAATaggaacaacaacaacaataaacaacaacaacaacaacaacaaaaaacaagtgaagagtttattttccaaaatgagattaaattgatcaaaactcatgtttttttattgtgcattccaattaatatcaatcaaactgtagttggtttgttttgatttaagccataataacgctaaaatacagcaaactaacacaagaaaacacaacaagaccatggtaatataataaaaaacatgatttttgaaaaatctcATATCTCatggaaataaactctttaagTCGTGTTAACAAAATGTCGAAACTAATTACAAACTATGAGACTTACTTTGTGTCCCACATACTATCTGTTCTAAATAGTTGTCGAAGTTAAAATTAGTACATCTCAAATTATGGTATGTTAAATGGAGTGTTTCTATATCTGGATAAGAGTATTTCTGGAGAGTctacttttttgtaaaaaatatgtaaaagcaCAAATGGAATGAAACATCTTAAGGTCCTAGTTTCTTTTTAACTGTGGCGAGCCCCCAGCAAGTCACAAGCttcacaaatattattattaacaaattatcTTTGTAAAGttatatctaataaataaaaagatgcaGTCGTCCGATAAGcaaagccaacactgccctgctgtggcgaggaacccaaactacAATGATGAATAATGGGGAAAATAAATCCTCGGCAGAAACCAGgcaaaaatacagcaaagtttCTACAGTGTTCATTCAAGtgttttaaattgcattttttatttttcccacGAACTTTCTTTGAATTCAGAAGCTTAATGTAGTATTCCAGATTTAGGCGCTTTACAATCTGAAACACTGTAACTGCAACGTGACCAAATCCAAGTGCAACATTTTAACCATATTTAATCAACGTTTCATATTGAAGAATCCACTCCAAAAATATCAAACTTTCAACATCATTTCTCAACAAATCTACAACAAAATAATtcacttttatactttttttaacattgacaAAAAAGTTTAGCTTTTAAATTCCTTCTCTCTGTATAAATTaagttcaattcaattaaattgaaacTAAAaccaagaaaataaaatacgtaaaAATAAGATGAACTTTATTAAGTATATGGAATATCGAAAGGTAAGTGGGGAGAGTAAATGCATAGTCACCTatgtacacacatacattaaataGGCATCATTTACTGTACAACTGCTCTCATGGTATTAGTGCAAATTTTTCATATGAGCTGGAGATACTTAAGATACATCATCAACAGATCAAAAGAGAATTTGCAATATTGTCATGGGTTGCAGTTAGCATTCCTGGGAAAAACAGTTAGTAGTTTGTAGTTTGAGTCTGACTTgtataattaaaacaatattcaagtctcccagtgagcaagTTCACATCAGCCGACtgtggcaaaaaaaaaagattttgaattaaataaacGGAAAACCCTTaggagaaaccagactcagccAGGAGAGCCCGATCACCTCTGGCTTGTTAACACAACACCGCTGCATCTTGCCGGCTAAACTTGTCTATGCTAACTAAGCTATGGAGAAAAACAATACAAGCTGAAAGTACATGTCTTAATGCCACAAAACAGTGATTAAGTCATCTTTACGGTCTTCATATGAGAATTACATATGTGagcatataatatacattaaatacattaatataaattaaaacacaTCATGCTTGTAAGAAAACATTCCTTTCCAGACTCACACCTGTAAAATGTATCCTAAATACTGACAGTATGAGCATCGTTTAACACTTAACACATGGTCATGAGCGCACTTTAGCGTGAATTCTCATGTGAGACTCTAGATTACCTTTTTGTGTGAAACACTTTTTACACTTAGGACATGAGTATGGACgatctccagtgtgaatcctcatgtggaTAGTAAGACTTTGTTTACTCGTAAAACTCTTTTCACAGCCAACACATGCGTACGGGCGTAccccagtgtgaattctcatgtgggtATTAAGAGAACTTTTTTGTATGAAACTTACTTCACACTGAGGACAGGTGTATGGACggtctccagtgtgaattctcatatgAATTTTGAGattaattttttgtgtgaaagtctttccacactgtggACACGTGCATGGCTTTTCTCTGGTGTGATCAGTTAAATTACTTTTGATTGTGAGACTCTTTCCACTCTGACGACAAGTGTGTGGACGCTCTGttgtgtgaattctcatgtgacCATCAAGATGATGTATccgtgtgaaactctttccacactgtgaACATGCATATGGCTTTTCACCAGTGTGACTTCTCATGTGGTTATCAAGATGATGTTTTTgcgtgaaactctttccacactcagGACATGCGTATGGACGcactccagtgtgaattctgaGGTGGACAGCAAGTGTTCTTCTGCTTGCAAAACCTTTTTCACACTTAGGGCAGGTGAAAGGCTTTTTTCCGCTGTGGATTCGTATGTGCTTCACAAGCTGCTCTTCACTTCCAAATCCATTTCCACAATGAGGACAAGTAAAAGATTTGGTGGCCTCTATTCTTCACTTTCTTTTAGGAAAGAAAGTATTTTGAATTTTCAAGCAACCGAAAGATATTTCTGATTCCAGCGTTTCATTCAAGTTCCATTATGTCTAAAAGCAGAAAGAAGAAGAATGTTTTCTGTGATATTTTACTTTCTATATTAGTTTTCAATTTTGTTTCAAGACCATTAAATCTTAACAAAGACTTGTAGTGACTCATGAAGTACTAAGGGATTTTACTTTATGTTCCTCACCAATAATAAATGAAGAATCAAGGATGAACACCAACCTCTTTTTTTGTAGTATCTTCATTTTTCATGGGTCTGCATTACTCATTGACAACATTTTTCCACAGAAGTATTAGTATAAGCTAAATGCGACAAGCATAAcgggatgtttttcttcttaaCTTCACAAATATGAAAGACAACACCTTGACTTAATTTTGCCACTATTGTCCTTTAACCCCAGATCCTTAACTTATTCAATAATGAGCTCAGAATAGAACTACAACTCGCATATCGCTTTCTAcgagatgaataaaaactctaAAAAACTTACCATTTAGCGCTTTGCTTTCATACTCTGGGTTGCCTTCACGCACTGTAGTTAATTAATAGGTTATATTGCATTAAATATACTCTTTGACCATGCAAATAAAAtcaatagcatctggctgcagacgagatgcactgtcagacacatgcactctcagccgcacatgcgcactcgtcacatgcactgtcagccgcgcatgcgcactcgtcacatgcacgcTCTAACGTCTTTCACGAGgtgaactgtaagattctattaataaaatgttaaggttactgcttttaaagagtaccgtgaatactggtggttcagttcaaggccaggtatttattataactatagctgaaatacattaatgagcatctgcactaataatgaaaatacataactaaataaaaccttttcttgtacACGTATTCTTCCACcctaaaattataaacaaactcacatatatacataaatgtctcattctacaataaacaggtgcttgttaatcaatggtttaatgataaagttttattatatagacatactatatatatatatatatatattatagtttatatacatagtttgtttatatagtttgtttgtttattttttttgtcaaaaaatagaaaaactcAGATGTTTCATGGGGTATTGGACTTACTTAACATTGTTTatcaaaaatgatgtttttaatgtttcagGCATTAAAACTGGACTCTCACCTGTAAGTGTGAATGGAGCCACAgtgaaacacattttacactCTGTGGCATGAATTCTCATGTTTCTTTAGAAACTCTTTAGAAACTCCACACCAAAGACATGAGTAAAGGAATTAAATAATCTtctaataaacacaaatttaaaccgtattttatttcatacagAAATCTTTTTTCGGTACCAGAGATGTTTTTACAGCTTTCTTATCAAAGGTcgaatataaatttaaataccTTTACATCACTATTTACCCACCTCcgaatttaaatgtacaaatcgtacatgtcttgttttaaaaaatataatggaaTACTAACACAGATAATAACAAAGACAGTGATAATTTGATTATGTactttacagtatatgtaaatgaaaacatgaatgaatgacCAAATCGtattgacagaaagaaaaaaacatccctTTTCgtcaagtatttattttccttctcATTGTAGGAACGAAAGGCAACGTTAATTACAATACAATATCTCCTGCTCGCTTTGTTCATTTCTCCTTCTTTTGCTGGCGGCTTGCATTCATAACTCGATCTTTACCGCCATCTGCAGGTTGTGGTTCAGATATAAAGGACAAACATTTCAGAATAAGAGCTACAGAAGGAGCTGCGTGCCCAGCTCCTCCATCTTCACCCCAATTTCCAATGCTTATAATATATTTCTACTCTTTCTTTAATGATGACTCCAACAATAACGTAGTTATAGGTTTTTACTTCAGAtcagatattttattattacgCTAGATCCTCTAACGAGATTCAAGACATGAGGAAAATTACTGCC of Triplophysa dalaica isolate WHDGS20190420 chromosome 11, ASM1584641v1, whole genome shotgun sequence contains these proteins:
- the LOC130431933 gene encoding gastrula zinc finger protein XlCGF7.1-like, whose product is MSNIDPCRKKTNEDTAEQRDLMKLEETLGSEISSGCFQRQNTFLPKRKQKMESRKSFTTFRCGKRFGSKGTLVKHKRTHTEEKPFTCTQCGKEFTRKLQLTEHMRIHTGEKTYACLQCGKSFRHKGTHDNHMRLHTGVRPYACLQCGNSFALKSNLDCHMRLHTGERPYTCLQCGKSFRQKSNLNIHMIIHTGDSPYTCPECGKSFTQKGTLDIHMRLHTGEHPYACLQCGKSFTQKGNLEIHMRVHTGVRPYACLQCGKSFTQKGNLDIHMRVHTGDSRYTCPECGKSFTQKSTFEIHMRIHTGEKPYTCQQCEKSFMRKEDLKGHMRIHK